In Chloroflexota bacterium, one genomic interval encodes:
- a CDS encoding DnaJ domain-containing protein, translating into MTETICTVRYAKEGAYFVFPFSGPFIYALKATIPKEHRRWDPENRWWVVGPSFAGEAVLLAREHFGVVECFGRKPRGRRLPSAEISVSLEAPAADQARVAYLQKQIATLEENLARLLERHRRLEEDRAKLTEENGQLEAYVQAVTRENKSLRAQDDIPPNYRTLCLLPTAPPEVVRAAYRALALLYHPDRSRAPDATERMKAINAAYGHICRTAH; encoded by the coding sequence TTGACGGAGACCATTTGTACCGTTCGCTACGCAAAAGAGGGGGCTTATTTCGTCTTCCCCTTCTCTGGCCCATTCATCTATGCCCTGAAGGCAACCATCCCCAAAGAGCATCGGCGTTGGGACCCGGAGAATAGGTGGTGGGTTGTGGGCCCCTCCTTTGCTGGGGAGGCGGTCCTGTTGGCCAGGGAACACTTCGGGGTCGTGGAGTGTTTCGGGCGGAAGCCCAGGGGCCGGCGCCTCCCGTCGGCGGAGATATCGGTGTCGCTCGAGGCCCCTGCTGCCGACCAGGCGAGGGTGGCCTACCTCCAGAAGCAGATAGCCACCCTGGAGGAGAACTTGGCCCGCTTGCTCGAGAGGCATCGGCGTCTTGAAGAGGACAGGGCCAAGCTGACGGAGGAAAACGGACAGCTGGAGGCCTATGTCCAGGCAGTCACCAGGGAGAACAAATCGCTCCGGGCCCAGGACGATATCCCGCCGAACTACCGTACCTTGTGCCTGCTCCCTACAGCTCCCCCGGAAGTGGTAAGGGCCGCCTACCGAGCCCTTGCCTTGCTCTACCACCCCGATAGGAGCCGAGCGCCTGATGCCACCGAGAGGATGAAGGCCATCAATGCTGCCTATGGACACATCTGCCGAACAGCCCATTGA